The window TCTCGTTACTTCTCGCTTCATGGCTATGTTCGCAACTACAGGGAAATAGAAAGGGCTATTGATTCAGGTGACGCGTTTGTAGCCCTCATTATTCCACCGGACTTTGCCGGTCTTATCGAGTCAGGTCGCTCAGCCCCGGTCCAATTGATTGTAGACGGGAGCGATTCCAACACCGCGACGATCGCAATTGGATATGTTGATATGGTTGCCCAGACCTATTCTCAGGATATTGCTGTTCGTGATATTCAGCGTATCGGTGGGCGTACACTCTATCCACCCGTAGACATGCAGACACGTGTCTGGTTCAATGCAGATATGGAATCTAAAAATTACATCATTCCCGGGCTCATTGCCGTGATTATGATGGTCATTGCCGCCCTCCTTACCTCACTGACCGTAGCCCGCGAGTGGGAACGGGGTACCATGGAGCAACTCATCTCTACGCCCGTAAAACCACGTGAGTTAATCCTTGGCAAACTTCTGCCTTACTTTGCCATCGGTATGTTTGATGTATTTCTCGCAGTGGTTATGGGTGAGTATCTTTTTCATGTACCGCTTCGCGGCAATATAGCATTACTCTTTGGCATGACAGCGATCTTTCTGGCAGGCGCACTGTCACTGGGCATGGTGATAAGCATACTTACTAAAAGTCAACTTCTGGCCAGTCAGTTAGCTATGGTGTTGACGTTTCTCCCCTCATTTCTGCTTTCTGACTTTATGTATGCGATCAGTAACATGCCGAAGGTTATTCAGCTTATCACTTATGTTATTCCGTCGAGATATTTCGTGATCATGCTCAAAGGCATCTACCTGAAGGGTGTAGGGCTTGAGATACTGGTTGTAGAAGCCGGACTTTTGACCATCTTTGGTGCAGCCATGGTGGTACTGGCCAATATAAAATTCAAAAAGAAACTGGAGTAAGCCATGTTTGAACGTATTACGCATATACTCATCAAGGAATTTATTCAGATATTCCGAGACCCGAAGATGAAGGGGATGATCTTCCTGGCCCCAATTGTCCAGGTGCTCGTATTTGGCTACGCGGTGACTACTGACGTCAAACAGATTGCCACAGCAGTCCATGATCTTGACAACAGCGTTGTGAGTCGGGAGTTGGTGAGCAGGTTTGTGAATTCCGGATATTTTGATATTGTGGAGTATATTGAGAGCAAAGGTCGTGACCAATATTTAATAGACCGTGGTAAAGTCAGGGCAGTCCTGCGCATGAACAAGGGTTTCGGAGAAGACCTGCGGGCGGGAAGAACCGCCCAGCTCCAGGTAATCGTGGATGGGACCGATTCCAATACTGCAGGGATCGTGCTTGATTATAGCGCCAGGATAGTTGGTCAGTTTTCACAGAAAATTCTCATTACACGATTTACACGGCTGAAAGGTCATGCTCTGAAACCTGGCCGCGTGGAAATGCAGACGCGTGCATGGTTCAATGAAAATCTTGAGAGCCGTAACTTTTACGTCCCCGGGACAATCGCTATCATTGTGATGCTTATCACCCTGATGCTTACGAGTATGGCAGTTGTACGAGAAAAGGAAATCGGAACTATGGAACAGATCATGGTCACTCCGATCACTCAGACAGAGTTCATACTCGGCAAGACCGTCCCTTTTGCTCTGATCGGGTTTGCCGATGTGGTTATGATTACCTTGTTGGGAGTGTTCTGGTTCGAGGTCCCTATACGGGGCAGTCTATTATTACTCTTTGTTGCGACAATACTATACCTGATGACAACACTGGGTGTGGGGCTTCTTATTTCAACGATAAGTCATACTCAGCAGGAGGCTATGATGAGCACCTTCTTTTTCTATTTTCCTGCAGTACTCCTTTCAGGATTCATGTTTCCCATCGCTAATATGCCGGTAGTTGTCCAGTGGTTTACCTACCTCAATCCACTCCGATACTTTCTTGTAATCATACGCGGAATATTTCTCAAGGGTGTGGGTCTGGATATTCTCTGGCCGCAAATGGCTGCCCTGGCAGCGATGGGCCTGGCCACGTTATGGCTGGCATCGAAACGGTTCAAAAAAACCATCTCATGATAGAAGCCCCCTTTGTCGGGCACGTTTATCCGGTTGATTAATCTTGTTTGCTGGTAAAAACAGAGACTATTTTTTATTGCCTGAAATGAATTCAGCCACTTACGGTAATACTCTCTGGATCTTGAAGTTAAATCCCAATTCCCTGATGATATATACTCCACAATTGCAAGTGCAATTCTTCCGGAACAAAATCAAACTTTTTATATGACCACATCGTAATGCTGGATTGAATAAGTCCAAAAAAGGCGATAGAAGATGTTTTTGGATCAATTTCACTTTTCACCTTTCCTGACTGTATGGCCGCTGAAAGGATCTCTTCTATGTTGCATAAATACTTTTCTATCAATTGTGAAATCTTTTTTCGTATGACAGGGTCACTGAATTGCATTGCTCCTAAAATAACAACCAATGATGTCTTGTCGCGGTTTTTTGCCAGGGTGAGCTGGTTAAGCAGGAGGTTTTTCAGATTTTGAATCGGATCATTATCCATTGACGATTTCTCAATAACCTCCATGAGGGTTTCTTCAATATTCTCTATTAAAAGATTCAATATATCCCTTTTACTCTTAAAATGACGGTAAATAGCTCCTTTGGTAATTCCCATTTGCATCGCTATTTCACTTATGGTTACGCCTTCAATTCCTTTAGATGAAATTATGCTTCGAATAATATTTATAATCTGCAGTCTTCTGATTTCTGTAGATTTTCTAACTTGCACAGATTTCCTCCTTCTGTAATGGATGGATATGAATTTTGCAGAAACACATAAGCCGCTGAAACTAGTCAACAACAGACGGGAACCGACTATGGTAAGGTAAGAAAAGAGCCGTAAAGTGCAGGAATAAAGCACAAGAGGTACCATCTTTTATGTATTCACAATAAAATTTATACCTTTTTTACTTACTCCATTTTGACAACACCTGGATCTCCCCCATAGATCTTTCCTTGATCTTGCAGTTCTTTCAGGTCTGCCGGTTATTTTACTATTATCTTATTCATGACTCCCAGACTTCTTTTTTTGACTGCTTATATCCAACGCGTCCCTCAACCACTGAATTGAATAACCAAATTCATTATAATCTGTGTTCTGTTTCATTGTTTCAGGAACACTATTATACCGCTTTGACTGAAGTGTGGTAACCGCAGCCTGTAAATCATGTTCAATTTCCTGAATCTTACCTAACCTCGCGTCAAGCTCATTGATATGTTTTTTCGTTTCGGAAAGCCCCTTTCCAAGTGAACAGTTATTTATCTCAACCCTGCAAACGAGTCCATTCAGTGCCGCCTGAAGTTCTGAGTAATTTCCCCCTATGGTATCAATTTTTTGAAAAAGTTCTTCAATCTGCCTTTTCATAATTTCCCTGTCATGGTTGAATGATTGCAAATTTAAGAGTTCCTGTTCATGATACCGGATTTTTTTATCAACAATTATCAGCCGTTTTTCCTGTTCCTTTTGAATGGCGGCAATCTTTTTTGAAAACCCGCTGCATCCCATAAACAGGGAAGAGAGGCTGACTACAAGAGAGATAAGAGAAATGTATTTTTCCATTATTGTGAAATCAGATTTTATCGAATACAAACACGATGATCATCAACCTTTTTCACCGTCCCAGGCATTTCGGACCAACGGCATCGGGATTATACAAAAGCTCTTTTTATAAGTAAACAAATACTTACTTTTTCTTGACAAACAAGTAAACCTGTGTACACTTATAGAGAGGGCAGGGAATTTCAGATAATCATTAAAACCGATTTGGTTTTAGTAATTATCTAAACCCTGTAAAGTCTTTAGTCTCATTCACCTTTGCATGGAGGCCGTAGAGATGAAAAAGATATTTATCATGGTAGTATTTTTTCTGTTTTGCTTTCATGGGATATGGATACCCCGGGGAAATGCAAAAACTGTATCGGTATGGCATGGTCCCATTATAGTGAAGGATCTGGAAAAGGTCCCTGTCGACAACGAAAAGAAACTTTTCTCACTTAATGAAGAAAAAAAAATGCTCCCGACTCTTCCAGATCTGGTCCTTTCTGACGATGGTTATGATGTAAGCAATGCGACAGACCCGGCTTCTTCAGACCAGGACTGGTCTGCTCAACCGGCATCAAATACAAAATCTTATCCTAAAGTGTATTTGAATCTGTGGCGTTTTATCATACTTAGCGGGTAAGAATAAGAGGAAACATTAATTCATTTACCTGTTCCGGATATCTCAATGCAGAAAGTCATGAGTGGTTGTGGGTCAGTTGATTGCGCAAGAACCCATTCGTTTTGCCGATGTGAATAATTTTTCAAAAAAAAAGAGATATATGCGAAGGAGGGAATTGTTGTACGGAGATACCTTGGAAAGGGTGAGTTTGAAAGGCCTGGTTTTTACCTCCGGGATGAATTAGCCGAGAAAAAACAGTACCATTCAAGTTCAGATCTCCTTACATGAGGCACTTTTACAAAAACTAATGAATCCACAATTTCTGATCAAATTATCTGTTATCTTTTTTTGGTGTTCACTCTTTATCTATACTTCTTACTGGATAACAGGCTTTCTGGGGAAAAAAACAAGATTCTCTGTACTATTGGGCGGTATAATTCTCCATGCATCTGCGATAACGTTCAGAGGCATCGCCATAGAATACTTTCCATTAACAAACAAGTTTGAATCATTCAGTGGTTTTGCCCTTGCCACATTTATTGTCCTTTTATGTAACTCTAAAATAGAGAGCTATGTCTACCGGATCGCTCTTTTTTGTGTTGGATACTGCTTTTTAGTTGCTGCCTCTTTTTTCCCTAAAGATCTCAGCTACGCACCACCGCTCATGTTAACAATCTGGTATCTCCTTCACGTCCCGATATCTTTCTTCTGTTATGCCTTATGGACAAGTTCATCAGCAGCTGCATTGGCGAGGTATTTCTCATCCGGCAATCAGAGACGATTTGAGCAGGTAATAGATTTCGGGTTTCAGTATGGCTTTATAGCATTTTCGATATCAATGATATTTGGAGGCCTCTGGGGATTTGTTGCCTGGGGCTCATACTTCATGTGGGATGCCAAGGTTCTCTGGTCGGTGATTATATGGTTCTTTTATGCAACGTGCATCCATCTGGATTACTGGACTGAAGCAAAAAAATTCAAGACACCTTTAGCCCTGGTTGGCTTTATCATACTGCTCACTACGTATGTCGGCACAAGTTTCTTTACCCTGAGTTCTCACCGATTTTAAGCAAGACAATATTTCACAAAAACCTCTATAAAACGAGCAATACATGAAAGTATACAACTTCCTGACATCCCAGAAAACGGGAATCATTACCGGATTCACCGTAACCGGCCTCATGATCATTGGAAGCCTGATCATGAATTATTGGCCACAGTATTATGCAGGGCTTTCAGGAGAAGATATCAAATTCTTCTTTCAGGAAGTCCACCCCATTCACATCTGGTTCTATGTGATGTTTCTCGCCTTCATCATGTACGGAATCTCTATTTTTTTCTGTACCCTCGACTCCGTTGTCAGGAAGATAAGAACCCGAACTCGAAAATTTCCTTTATATGGGGCTTCCATAGTACATATTGGATTTCTGATTACTCTTGCCGCACACTTAATAGGAGGTATAGGATCAGAATCAGGCACACCGATTACGGTTGCGGGTTCATGGGTTGCAACCGATGACTTTGAGATCAAGGTTGAAGATTTTAACTCTACCTCGTATCCCAATGGAATGCCCAAACGGATTTATGCAACCATGAAGTTAAGAAGAAATGGGCAGGAGATTGAACGTGTCCTTGGATACAACAACCCCATTGTTCTGGATCACGGTGCAAAAGAGATTCTACTCAGTACCTATGGCAACATGCCGGAATCAATTATCCTGGATGTCAGTGGAGAGGCATACGATTTGAGGGTAGGTGATGCCGTTACGATAAACGGAACAAAAGTGTATCTTGCTGATATATTCCTTCCTCCAAGAGTTCGACTCCCTGTTGCCATGTTCGTTTCACAAGGCGGGGAGACAAAAAACAATCAAATGTATCTCCCCATTGGCAAACAGAATAGACAAAATATTCTTGGGAAAGAGTTAACATTTATTGACATAAACACCTCCACTGCAGTAGTTTTCACCGTAAAGAACAATCCAAGTATCCCGCTCACACTGGTGGCAATTGGATGCTTTGGTTCCGGTATGCTGCTCGTCATATTCAGGACTGCCTACAAGATGGTTAGAATATAGAGTGAACTTTGAATCGATTCGGTTCCTTTTGCGGGGCCTGCTGATGATGAGAAAAAGAGTGATTTGATTAGTTGCGAATTTATAAGAAGAGGGAAGCTTTTGTCGCGTATTAAGCAAAAAATAATTTACTCTTTTGTATCATTAAATCCCTTACATGTGGAATGACAGGCATGGTTTCATTCTACGAGACTTCCCTTTCCTTTCCCCCCAGTAGCTGTTGTTCTCAACGGGTGATTTCTGGTTTGATTTGTTGAAAATCATATCAGTAAAATTATAAACAGGATAGCATTTTTTCAGATACGCTATTTGGGAAGAAGGAGCATTCTTGAATATGTCCGTTTTCTCTACAAAAAAATATTTCAAATCTTGATAGCTGTATTGATATTTATTTAAGAACTTCTCTGGATCGGTTTTTCTCTGGATAAACATACTGTAGCGGTCCCTTCTATCATGTTTCTTAAACTCTTTTTCCAGTGTGTTTAAGTTGATATATTTGGCTATTGCCGGGGCATTGTTAACCTCATCATACATTTTTAACTCCCCCATGTCTTTGAATAATAAAAAATCATACGTAATTTTGTGCTTTGGGTGTATGGTGATACAGATAAAGTCGAGTTTAAGAAATTCTTTTGTGTAATCAAGAATGTGTTTAAAGAGGAAGAATACGAGAAAGAGTTTTTTTGAATTGAGCATCATTGACACACTATTTTTGAATAGTTCCGTATCGCATGCAAGCATAGATATCTCGCATATCTTTTTACCGCCTACTCTTAACTGATTTAGCTCCTGGTGATAAATTTCATCCATAGGCAGTCCTACAGGAGAATCGAGTATGACAGTTGTTGTGGCAATTACATCTTTTCCGGCAGTAGCAACAAAAGTAGTCGTTTGAGGATGGGCATTATGTATCGCCAGCCTTAACCTTGAATTTGGATTTTTGATGTATCCTTTCTTTGCATACTCTCTGTGGACCAGTGCCGCAGCGCCTTCCAATTCTTCTTTTGTTCTGGCAACTCTAAAATCTATCTTATCGAGAAAGTTACGCAAGCCTGAACGGTTAGAATCATTACAATCTTTTGTCAGCTTCATGGTTATCGGCAGAATAAACAATTGGGAGCTAAGGTTGATTTAGAGATGTTCGTAACAAAACAAATAGCATGCCATCTCTTACTAAAAAGAAAATAAACAGATGAGATCTGTTCGAAATTCAAGCGCACCGTGAAGGGAAATTCATACAGCGATCAATATATTCAAATACTTAAAATCTCGGCTGTTTTATTTAAGAGGGCAAATAAGAGAGGTAATTGTGGGAAATCATTCACGCAATCGTGTTAATAAAGGCTAATTTTAGCAAAATCTCCTGGACCGACCTGTTTAAAATATCCACACTTGTCTAAATTTTCAACATAATTCCCCCTGTCAGCCAGTAAAAGGTCGCAAAGATGCGATGAACTCCCGCAAAAAGAGTACCTCCATCTCTCTTGAGAACAATCAACTAAGACTAATTATATTAGTGTCTTAAACTGGCACATCTTAACCGGCTGATGGTCAGTAAGGTTTGCATTTTTACCACGACAGACAGACCCTCTTTTTAACAATGTTTTTAGGATGAAAAGAGCTGTTTGTGTCCAAATTTGCAACAGGTGTGCAAAAATTCAACAATTACGAGGAGAGTTGGTCTCGATGAAATTGCAAGAAAGCTAGGAAATTATTGGAAAATACGTAGTCCTCTTTTATGACGAGTCAATACCGTCTTCCCCCGTGAGGTATGAAGAGAGTATTTTTCCACATATGAAATTTACATATCGTTGCCTATCGTTATGCTCCATCTTAGAGAATTTCACCCCTACACTATATAGGTCTTCTTTATTAACAGCCGGGAGTTCTTCCTGGCATAGGTTTTTTTCGCATCTCACGACTTTGCATTTAAAGATAAGAGGATGGGGGTCCTTGGTTAGATTAATCTTTAGTCTCAATTCCGTATTTTTTTCTATATCCTTCCTATTTCGAAATCTTAAACCGTCTCCGCCAACATCTTCAACAGTCTGAGGTCCGATCCATTCAGTATCGGGAAGATATGAATAAAACAGATATACAGGAACAGAGAGCCTTTCACTTCTCCTGCTATCTTGAGAAAGAAGCTCTTTTATTTCATCTTTTTTAGAACTCATAATGCAACTTACGGATGTCTGGCTATAGCCAGACAAAATCCAGCAAAGAATCTTCTACCTTATAGTATGCTAAAACCGATTTGGTTTTAGATTTTTCTAAAAACCCAAGTATGGTTAATGGTATCCCCGGACCAGGCGCAGAGGGCTTTACTCGCTCTATTTTTTTTCGGATTTTATCCGAAAACCATCATACGATGAGTATAACAGCACCTTAAACAATCATTTTACCTCCTTTTTTGTAAAAAGCAATATTTTATGCACTGCCACAACCGTATTATCTTTAATTGACAGAGCGTTAACAGCTTGTATAATACGCCTGTATGTAATCCTCATACACAGCATCTTCTCTGCAACTTCTGGATTATGGACAAAAAGAGCGATTGCTATACCTTGAATATTTCCAACCATTTTATGATAAAAACATATTCGCAATAGAAACCGGAAATCTTCTGTACCGCACACGATAGTAACATATCACACTGTTGTCTTTTATATCTCCCAAAAGGAACTCATGTGAACGTGGACAAAAATATCATTGAAAAAATTGATACTCTCCGTTCACAAATTCGATATCACGACAGGAAATACTATGTTGAGAATATGCCAGAAATAACGGATTTGGCATATGACCTCTTGATGAAGGAGCTTGAAAGGTACGAAAGGTCTTATCCCCATCTCATCACGCCTGATTCCCCTACCCAGCGAGTAAGCGGGGAAGCCGTTTCTGAGTTCAAATCAATCGAGCACAGAATACCCATGCTCAGTATTGAAAATACCTACTCAGAACAGGAGTTGAGAGAGTATGATGCCCGTATCCGTCGGATGTTAAAACATGAAGATGAAATTGAATATGTTGCGGAGCTGAAGATAGATGGTGTTGCAGTTACCCTGTGGTATAAAAACGGAATTTTTACTCAAGGTGCTACCAGGGGAGATGGTCTCCGGGGTGATAATATCACTGCAAATCTTAGAACTATCAAGGATATTCCATTAAAATTTTCATGTGCAGACAGCCACATCCCCTTACTAGAGATCAGAGGAGAAATATATCTTCCAAACAAAGATTTTCAAAGGCTTAATCAACAACGGGAAGAAGAGGGTAAAGCTCAATTTGCCAATCCGAGAAACGCTGCGGCAGGTTCCCTTAAACTCCTCGATCCATTCATGACAGCGAAAAGGCCTCTCCGTTTATTTGCCTATGCCTTTGGTTATTGCGAGTATGAAACGCCTGCGAATCACGCCGACTGTCTTAAGGCTATAAAAAAGTTTGGACTTCCCGTTAATCCCAACTTTCAAGTATGCAGGAACATAGACGAAGTTATTGCGTATTGCAAAGCCTGGGAATCAAGGCGCTGCCAGCTTGATTATGAGGTCGATGGAATAGTCGTCAAGGTGAATTCTTTAGTACTCCATAATAAGCTAGGCGCTACCAGTAAGGCACCTCGCTGGATAATGTCTTATAAATACCATCCTGAAGAGGCCGTAACAAGGATCGAATCGATGAGGATCCAGATTGGAAAAACAGGGACACTCACTCCTGTGGCTGAATTACAGCCAGTCAGGTTAAGTGGCACAACGGTAAGCAGGGCAACTTTACATAATTTTGATGAAATCAAGAGAAAGGATATTCGAATAGGAGACTTTGTTGTCATTCAAAAGGCGGGAGAAATCATACCCCAGGTAGTAAAGGTAATTCAGGAAAGAAGGACAGGCGAGGAAAAACCATATAACCCGCCTGTTAAATGCCCAGCCTGCAACGATACTGTCGTAAAAGAAGAAGTGTATCTGAGGTGTTACAATCCGCTTTGTCCTGCCCAGGCAAAACGGAGAATAGAGTATTTTGCGAGTAGAAAAGGTATGGACATTGAGGGGTTGGGTCCAGCATTAATCGAACAATTAGTTGACAAAAACCTGATTGAAGACTATGCTGACCTATATTCACTACAACTCGAAGACCTTACATCTCTTGATAGGCTTGGAGCAAAATCTGCCCAAAACCTTCTCAACTCTATCGAAAAAAGTAAAAAGAGAGATCTTTGTAAACTAGTCTGTGCATTGGGAATAATGCATGTAGGGTCGCATGCGGCAGACATCCTCTCAAAACAGTTTGATACCCTGGAAAAACTGGCCAGCGCTACGATAGAGGAATTAGAAGGGGTCCATGCAATTGGAACAATCATGGCAAGAAGCATTCTTGCTTTTTTTTCAAACAGCCACACAAAAGATATCATTGAAAAACTGAAAACAGCAGGTATTAATACAAAGGCTCTGGACCGGAAGGAAAGAGCCTCATCTCCTATCAAGGATAAAACACTTGTCTTAACGGGCACATTACGTGGATATTCCCGGAAAGAGGTAGAAGAGCTGATAAAAAGTAAGGGAGGCAAGGTAACAACATCTGTAAGCAGTAAGACAGATTACCTTATTGCTGGAGACGCCCCGGGATCAAAACTGGAAAAAGCGAAAAACCTGGGAATAACAATACTGGGGAAAGAGGAATTTGAGAAATTACTATAATTTTGGCATAAAATTTGTGCACAAACATTCAATACTCGTGTCAGGTAAGACATGATTCTCTCTGCCTCGTCAAATACACCGGGCATCTGAGAAGAGAAAAAAACCACATATAATGGAAAAGTTAATTAGAAATGCCTTAAAAAACGCAAAAGCTGATTATGTAGAGATCCGGATACAGGAGGGGAGAAGGACCGGAATCGCTTATGTTGGTAAAGAGCTGGAAAGCATTGGTGAGAGTACTGCAATCGGGGGCTGTGTCCGGGCCTTGGTAAAAGGGGGATGGGGATTTGTAGCTTTCAATGATATTGAGAACCTGTCCCAGTATGTAAAGATGGCGTGTGTTCAGGCGCAACTTGTTGAAAATAAGGACATATCTCTTGCTGAAACTGACGTAATCCGCGACCATATAAAAACTAAAGTTGATATTGATCCTGCTGATATTTCCCTGACAGACAAGCATGACTTATGTCATAAATACAATAATATTATTCTCTCTTCAGAAAAAATTCAGACTACCAATGTCAGATATATGGATTCTCACAGCACACTATACTTCGCGAACCTTGAAGGGAGTTTTATTGTGAGCGAAAATATTTTCTGCGGTGTTTCGTTTATGGCAATTGCGAAAGACGGCATGAATGTGCAGCAGGCATATGATTCTGTTGGAGATCTCAGGGGATACAAAAACGTTGAAAATCTTGAGAGAAGCTGTGAAGAGGTGTCAAAGAGAGCCGTGGATTTACTTTCTGCAAAACCTGTAGAAGCTGGTAAGTATACCGTAATCGTCGATCCAAAACTTTGCGGTGTATTCACTCATGAAGCTTTCGGTCATCTGAGCGAAGCTGATTTTATCTATGAAAATGAAAAACTTCGAGAGGTTATGAAGATCGGAAAACGTTTTGGTTCAGACGATTTAACGATTGTTGACGATGGTACACGAGAAGGTGAGGCTGGTTATATTAAATACGATAGTGAAGGCACACCCTCGCAAAAAACATACTTGATACAGAATGGGATTCTGAAGAGCCGATTGCATTCGAGAGAAACCGCTGCAAAAATGGATGAACCCCCAACAGGAAATTCACGTGCAATTAGTTATGCTCACGAACCAATTGTCCGTATGACGAACACCTATATGGAACCCCGGGATTGGACATTTGATGATATGCTGGCAAGTACAGACAATGGTATTTATGCAAAAGGTTCACTTGGCGGCCAGACAAACACGGAGATGTTTACGTTTAGTGCTGAAGAGGCGTATCTCATAAAAAAAGGCAGGCTCTGCGAAAAAATCAGGGACATTGTCTTAACCGGTAATGTATTTGAGACATTGCTCAACATAGACGCAATCGGAAATGACCTTGTTCTTTTTGGAGGCCTTGGCGGCTGTGGTAAAGGCGGGCAGGCTCCTCTGAAAGTAAGTGACGGAGGACCCCATATCAGAATAAGGAATGTAACAATTGGCGGGAGATAAAAAAACACAATCTCCTCACCTCCCTCACTCGTTGAATCCAGTATCCGGGCGGTAACTCAACCCCTGATTTTAAGAATTATCTGTTATATACTAAAACCAGATCCTGGTGAAGGTATACTCGCTCAATTTTATCTCGGTTTTATCCGAAAACCAATATGAGATGAGTATATATGTTTTGTATGCGGAACACAGAATCCTGATTCCTGATAGAAATTACAGCCGAGGGCACTATTCAGAGTGAAGAATTTATACCTATCCTAACGGCCTGTGCAAATTGCAAGCTCATGAGAGTGACACTTCGGATTCTCACACAATCGGAAAGGAGATAATTTATCATATGGACATTACCGAGTTACTCAAATTTACAAAGGAGCAGAACGCTTCAGATCTGCACATCAGTGCCGGGGAGCCTCCAGCCGTAAGAAAGGATGGTGACTTAC is drawn from Candidatus Scalindua sp. and contains these coding sequences:
- a CDS encoding ABC transporter permease, yielding MKLFRVRAIARKEFIHIFRDPRSLGMAVVIPMMLLVLFGYALKLDVENVPMAVWDQSESQISREFIARFEGSRYFSLHGYVRNYREIERAIDSGDAFVALIIPPDFAGLIESGRSAPVQLIVDGSDSNTATIAIGYVDMVAQTYSQDIAVRDIQRIGGRTLYPPVDMQTRVWFNADMESKNYIIPGLIAVIMMVIAALLTSLTVAREWERGTMEQLISTPVKPRELILGKLLPYFAIGMFDVFLAVVMGEYLFHVPLRGNIALLFGMTAIFLAGALSLGMVISILTKSQLLASQLAMVLTFLPSFLLSDFMYAISNMPKVIQLITYVIPSRYFVIMLKGIYLKGVGLEILVVEAGLLTIFGAAMVVLANIKFKKKLE
- a CDS encoding cytochrome c biogenesis protein ResB, coding for MKVYNFLTSQKTGIITGFTVTGLMIIGSLIMNYWPQYYAGLSGEDIKFFFQEVHPIHIWFYVMFLAFIMYGISIFFCTLDSVVRKIRTRTRKFPLYGASIVHIGFLITLAAHLIGGIGSESGTPITVAGSWVATDDFEIKVEDFNSTSYPNGMPKRIYATMKLRRNGQEIERVLGYNNPIVLDHGAKEILLSTYGNMPESIILDVSGEAYDLRVGDAVTINGTKVYLADIFLPPRVRLPVAMFVSQGGETKNNQMYLPIGKQNRQNILGKELTFIDINTSTAVVFTVKNNPSIPLTLVAIGCFGSGMLLVIFRTAYKMVRI
- a CDS encoding cytochrome c biogenesis protein, which codes for MNPQFLIKLSVIFFWCSLFIYTSYWITGFLGKKTRFSVLLGGIILHASAITFRGIAIEYFPLTNKFESFSGFALATFIVLLCNSKIESYVYRIALFCVGYCFLVAASFFPKDLSYAPPLMLTIWYLLHVPISFFCYALWTSSSAAALARYFSSGNQRRFEQVIDFGFQYGFIAFSISMIFGGLWGFVAWGSYFMWDAKVLWSVIIWFFYATCIHLDYWTEAKKFKTPLALVGFIILLTTYVGTSFFTLSSHRF
- a CDS encoding PilZ domain-containing protein, whose product is MSSKKDEIKELLSQDSRRSERLSVPVYLFYSYLPDTEWIGPQTVEDVGGDGLRFRNRKDIEKNTELRLKINLTKDPHPLIFKCKVVRCEKNLCQEELPAVNKEDLYSVGVKFSKMEHNDRQRYVNFICGKILSSYLTGEDGIDSS
- a CDS encoding TetR/AcrR family transcriptional regulator translates to MQVRKSTEIRRLQIINIIRSIISSKGIEGVTISEIAMQMGITKGAIYRHFKSKRDILNLLIENIEETLMEVIEKSSMDNDPIQNLKNLLLNQLTLAKNRDKTSLVVILGAMQFSDPVIRKKISQLIEKYLCNIEEILSAAIQSGKVKSEIDPKTSSIAFFGLIQSSITMWSYKKFDFVPEELHLQLWSIYHQGIGI
- the ligA gene encoding NAD-dependent DNA ligase LigA; translated protein: MDKNIIEKIDTLRSQIRYHDRKYYVENMPEITDLAYDLLMKELERYERSYPHLITPDSPTQRVSGEAVSEFKSIEHRIPMLSIENTYSEQELREYDARIRRMLKHEDEIEYVAELKIDGVAVTLWYKNGIFTQGATRGDGLRGDNITANLRTIKDIPLKFSCADSHIPLLEIRGEIYLPNKDFQRLNQQREEEGKAQFANPRNAAAGSLKLLDPFMTAKRPLRLFAYAFGYCEYETPANHADCLKAIKKFGLPVNPNFQVCRNIDEVIAYCKAWESRRCQLDYEVDGIVVKVNSLVLHNKLGATSKAPRWIMSYKYHPEEAVTRIESMRIQIGKTGTLTPVAELQPVRLSGTTVSRATLHNFDEIKRKDIRIGDFVVIQKAGEIIPQVVKVIQERRTGEEKPYNPPVKCPACNDTVVKEEVYLRCYNPLCPAQAKRRIEYFASRKGMDIEGLGPALIEQLVDKNLIEDYADLYSLQLEDLTSLDRLGAKSAQNLLNSIEKSKKRDLCKLVCALGIMHVGSHAADILSKQFDTLEKLASATIEELEGVHAIGTIMARSILAFFSNSHTKDIIEKLKTAGINTKALDRKERASSPIKDKTLVLTGTLRGYSRKEVEELIKSKGGKVTTSVSSKTDYLIAGDAPGSKLEKAKNLGITILGKEEFEKLL
- a CDS encoding ABC transporter permease, whose product is MFERITHILIKEFIQIFRDPKMKGMIFLAPIVQVLVFGYAVTTDVKQIATAVHDLDNSVVSRELVSRFVNSGYFDIVEYIESKGRDQYLIDRGKVRAVLRMNKGFGEDLRAGRTAQLQVIVDGTDSNTAGIVLDYSARIVGQFSQKILITRFTRLKGHALKPGRVEMQTRAWFNENLESRNFYVPGTIAIIVMLITLMLTSMAVVREKEIGTMEQIMVTPITQTEFILGKTVPFALIGFADVVMITLLGVFWFEVPIRGSLLLLFVATILYLMTTLGVGLLISTISHTQQEAMMSTFFFYFPAVLLSGFMFPIANMPVVVQWFTYLNPLRYFLVIIRGIFLKGVGLDILWPQMAALAAMGLATLWLASKRFKKTIS